GAGGGCAGCACAAGGATCCTTACACTTGACCCGGTTGACATCGAATTCTACGATCTGACAGTTAAACTTCAGACAAAGATATATTTTGAGGAGGGGTCATCCAAGATAAGACATGAGAGAACTATCCTCGAGATGAGCAACCCTGATGCAGAGGTTGAGATCAATGAGTACATGGTGGCATGCTACGGTACAACAGAGTACCCAGAGGATATGACAGGAATCACTCTCACAGCAAAGAATGCTTCAGAGAGCAAGTCACTCACATATGAGTACAAGTGCAGAGAAGAGGATCTCGCAGGCGCCGATGAGGTATCAGCAGTTATCCCTGCAATCGAGACAAAGGCTGCTATGGGAGCATCAGGCAGCGATGCAACAGGATATTTCAAAGAGGGATATGCGTTCTCGCCAATGTTCACTCTCGGGTTTACAAAGACACTTAAGGATAAGGAGGTATTTTCAACATGGCTCAGTCTGGAAAAGGCAAATTAAATTACAGATGTCCAATGTGTTTTATGAGAGATCTGGATATAGATATGTTCTATGATAAGGACAAGAAGGAATACTACTGTATCCGTTGTCAGTATGTTGGACCAGAGGAGGACGTTCTGGCAAAGAACGAGCTCATCAGAATAAAATATGGAAGAATGTATGACAGGATTACATTTGACGACTAGGTGACAGGTGTCATCTGGATAGACGGCCGCCGACAGATGAAGATGAACTGATACATCAGGAGTATGTTGTAAAAGACGTTGGAGTATGCAGAACATTTTTATTCGGCGGCTGTTCTTGGTTATAACAGGCAGTAAAATAAATGCAGGTGAATGTGTCAAGTTTTCTATGAAAACTTGACATGTAGCGCCAGCCATTTGCCGAGGAGATGCCCATGTGGCGAAGCCACATCTTAAAATGGCATCGACGACCTATCGCATTGCGAAGCAATGCGATCGTACAACGAAGGCAAATTTTGCATGGCTGGTGTTCAAGGAGACAAAAATATGGCAGATTATATAAAGGGCGTGGATCTCTCCGCTGTTGTCGAGGTTGAAGAGCTGGGTGCGAGATATTATGACAATGGTGTGCAGGGAGATATATTTGACATACTTAAGAACTATGGTGTTAATTCTGTGAGACTTCGTCTGTGGAATGATCCGTACACGGAGGACGGCGTACCTTATGGCGCGGGCACAAATGACCTTGAGGTGTACAAAAAACTCGCGAAGCGCGCTATGGATCATGGAATGAGCATTCTGCTTGATTATCACTACAGTGATTTCTGGGCTGACCCGGGCAAGCAGAGGGTGCCGAAGGCGTGGAGAGGCATGGATGCGGATCAGCTTGAGCAGGCTGTGTACGACTACACAAGGGAGACTCTTTTAGAGATGAAGGCTGCGGGCGTTCTCCCTCAGCTTGTTCAGGTTGGAAACGAGCTTACAAACGGACTGATGTGGCCGCTTGGGCAGAAACCAGAATATGACAATATCGCAAAGTTTGTGAGCGCCGGAATAAGGGCGGTCAGATCGGTTGACTCTGATATTCCGGTCATGATACATCTCGACAATGGCGGCAACAATCCTATGTATGTGGACTGGTTTGACCACTACATGGAAAGAGGAGAAGATTTTGATATAATCGGAATGTCGTATTATCCGTTCTGGCATGGAACCATGAAGGAGCTAGAGACAAATATGCGGGATATGGCGGATAGATATGGCAAAAAGATAGTTATCGCTGAGGTTTCCATGGGATTTACCATGGAGGACTACGCAGAATATGAGAAACTGGGACCTGACGATAGAAAGGGCTATGCCACAAAGCCTTCACTGGTGGAGAATCTTGACTACCCTATGACACCTGAGGGGCAGGCGGATTTCATGAACGACATAATGAAACTGATAGATGATGTTCCTGGTGGCGATGGCTTTTATTATTGGGAGGCAGGCTGGATACCGGTGCCGGGAAGCGGCTGGGCTACGGAAGGTGCTCTGTCATACATAGAGGAGTCTGGACCATGCGGAAATGAATGGGCAAATCAGGCACTTTTTGACTATGATGGACATGCTCTGCCGGCACTTAAGACTATACGTGATTACAAGCCGGCGCATGACGACTATCCACTTAAGTAAATTATTGGGGACGGAGGTGTCTGTTCCCTCCGTCTCCGTGGTTTCTGATAGTAAAGTACATATTTTTGATACATTTGGATATGTTTTGGCTGGGCGGGTCTGTGTATAATATATACAGATGCGCCCTTTTAATATATTTGGCAAATTTATAGATGGGGGACAGGACGGGTTGTTCTGATTGATCAGGAGGTAAGGTATGAAAAAAGTAGCATTGTTCATGGATGGCTGGAAGAGGTATTTCACCTATGCCTGGCCGCTGGGATTTATGCAGAAGATAAAGGAAGCCAGGGCTGATGTGAATCTGTACATATTCAACAGCAATGGCAATTGGAACAGGGACGACGGTTACAGCTATGGAGAATACAATATATATAATCTTCCGGAGCTGACGGACTTTGATGGGATCATAATATCTGTCAACAATATCAAATATCCGGAAGTCACGGCGGAACTGCTGGACAGAATAAGGAAGAGCGGAGTTCCGGCTATAAGCCTCGAGACTGCTTTTGACGGTCTGCATTTTGTGGGTATAGACAATTATGATGCCATGTATGACATGACTCGGCATATGATAGAGAAACACGGTGCGAAGAAGGTGTGGTATCTTGCCGGACCGAAGGACAACTATGAGGCTCAGGAGAGATGCCGGGCATTCAGGGACTGTATGGATGAATATGGCCTGACTGTGGATGATGAGGATGTCCTGTTTGGAGATTTTGGTTTTAATGATGGTGTGATGGGCCTTGAGGAGCTGCTCAGAGCACATGGACATACGTGTATAAAACACGAGAAGGACGGACCGGATTACGGCGGCCCTGCGGAGGTGTACGGTGAGATAACCAGTGGCAGTTTTGCGGATTCTGCTCCGGATGCCGAGGCTTCGAATAATGAGGAGATGGATGATAGAAGGCTGGAAGAACGAGAGATAGTGAGGAAGATCCTTCCAGATGCAATAATCTGTGCAAATGACAACCTGGCGGTGGGTGTGTGCAACAGAGCAGAAGCACTTGGACTTTCGGTGCCAAATGATTTTAAGGTTACGGGATTTGACAACTTTGATAAGGCTGCGTACTATACGCCGCGTATAACAACGGTGAGCAGGATCCGTGAGAAGATTGGAGCTGCGGCTGCAGAGATCATGCTGAATATCTGGGCGGGAAACAATCCGGATACCAGCTCTTATATAGATTATAATTGTATATTCACGGAGAGCTGTGGCTGTGGCGCGGATGCTATGCTGAACGGCAGACAGTACCTGAAGAATTATATAATGGGAGTTGTGGAACGCGAGGAGATAGATGAGAGCACGCTGGATTTCACGCATTTGCTCAGCAAATGCAAGGATTACAGTGAACTGTATCCGTGCGTTCAGTCCTCATATTCACAGGCAGAGTGTAAGAAATGCGTTATGGTTGTCGACAGATCTCTTGTGGAGATGGGGGGAGCTGGCCCGACTCTCTCAGCAGCATACGATGAGGATGTATTTGCTGTGAAGGGCTATCCTCAGAGAATGCAGATCGTGTACAGGCAGGGCATAGCGGATGACGGTGACGATACATACCATAGTATGTTTCCTCTTCTGGATGATGAGGTAGGAGGCAATATATTTTTATTTGCGCCATTTCATTTTGGAGAAAAGGCAGTTGGGTTCTGCTGTGTCGAAAATGGATATTACCTTATGGATAAGCAGCTTTGGTCAACTGTAATGAGTGAAGTGAATGTAGCCATGATAAATCTGTTCAACAAATGGAGACTCGAGCAGATCAATCAGGAGCTTACGGCAATATCCATAAAGGATCCACTTACCCAGATATACAACAGGGAGGGTATGAGACAGATCGCCGCAAAGGCATTTGACAAGGCTGCGGGCCAGGGCAGGGCACTTCTCATAATGTTTGCCGATATGGACAAGCTCAAATATATAAATGACACTTATGGTCACGAGTACGGAGACAAAGCTATAAGGAGTGCCGCAAGAGCCATAGCAGGCGGAGGCGGAATAAGCAGTATTCCGGTTAGATACGGCGGAGATGAATTTGTATCCATATCTATATACGATGAGGCGGAACCCCCTGAGGAAAGAAAGACGGCAATCCTTGAGAAAGCCAGGGAGATAGTTGCGCAGGAGAAGCTTCCGTTTGCCCTGGAGTTTAGTATAGGTTATGTTATAACAGACCCGAATAGTGATAAAACCCTTGAGGAGTATGTGAGGGAGGCGGATCACAGCATGTATCAGGAGAAGATACAGAGAAGGGTAAGCAGATAATAATAAAAAATTATCAAAAAATGGAGAATCAGGTTTTATGTGCTGATTCTCTATTTTCGTTTAGTATGTTATAATTAACTGTCATGATCCAATTCGCCGCTCGCCAATCATGCAAACATGTTGGCTCACTTGCGCTCATTATATCATATCGCCTGTCGGCTCAATGAGGACATTCGCATTATGACGTCTTGCGCAAGCGCATCCGTCGCAATGCTCATTGTATCATGTGGACACAACGTGGATTATTTATATTAGATACTTAGGATCAAAAGGAGGATATACAATGCTTAAGAATGTAACAGACACAGTATTTTATGTAGGTGTGGATGACAAGGATATAGACCTGTTCGAGAATCAGTACATCGTGCCAAACGGTATAGCGTACAACTCATATGTCATCATGGACGAGAAGATTGCCATCATGGATATGGTAGATGCAAAGTGTGCAGACCAGTGGTTTGCAAATGTGGCAGAGGTGCTTGGAGACAGGCAGCCTGATTACCTCATCATATCCCATCTTGAGCCGGATCACTCAGCCAATCTTGGTGATGTGCTTGCAAAATATCCGGATATTAAGATCGTATCAAATGCGAAGCTTTTCGGAATGCTTCCAAACTTCTTCGAGGTTCCTGTGGCAGACAGAAGTGTGACTGTGGCAGAGGGACAGACACTCTCACTTGGAAGTCATACGCTTCAGTTCTTCATGGCTCCTATGGTCCACTGGCCTGAGGTTATGGTCACATACGAACAGAGTGAGAAGATACTCTTCTCAGCGGATGCATTTGGCAAGTTCGGCACTCTGGATACCGACGAGGACTGGGCATGCGAGGCAAGAAGATATTACTTCAATATAGTAGGAAAGTATGGAATGCCTGCACAGGCACTTCTGAAGAAGGCAGCAGGGCTGGACATCCAGAAGATATGTGCGCTTCATGGGCCTATACTCACAGAGAACCTTGAGTATTACATAGGAAAGTATCAGCTGTGGTCAACCTACACACCTGAGGATGAGGGAATCTTCATCGCATACTGCAGTCTCCACGGCAACACGGAGAAGGCTGCAAAGAAGCTGGCGGAGATTCTTGAGGCAAAGGGTGCACCAAAGGTTGCTATATCAGACCTTTCCAGAGAGGATATGGCAGAGTGTGTAGAGGATGCCTTCAGATACGACAGACTTGTACTTGCAGCACCTACATATGATGGCGGTGTGATGCCTGTCATG
This sequence is a window from Coprococcus eutactus. Protein-coding genes within it:
- a CDS encoding glycoside hydrolase family 53 protein; the protein is MADYIKGVDLSAVVEVEELGARYYDNGVQGDIFDILKNYGVNSVRLRLWNDPYTEDGVPYGAGTNDLEVYKKLAKRAMDHGMSILLDYHYSDFWADPGKQRVPKAWRGMDADQLEQAVYDYTRETLLEMKAAGVLPQLVQVGNELTNGLMWPLGQKPEYDNIAKFVSAGIRAVRSVDSDIPVMIHLDNGGNNPMYVDWFDHYMERGEDFDIIGMSYYPFWHGTMKELETNMRDMADRYGKKIVIAEVSMGFTMEDYAEYEKLGPDDRKGYATKPSLVENLDYPMTPEGQADFMNDIMKLIDDVPGGDGFYYWEAGWIPVPGSGWATEGALSYIEESGPCGNEWANQALFDYDGHALPALKTIRDYKPAHDDYPLK
- a CDS encoding diguanylate cyclase domain-containing protein yields the protein MKKVALFMDGWKRYFTYAWPLGFMQKIKEARADVNLYIFNSNGNWNRDDGYSYGEYNIYNLPELTDFDGIIISVNNIKYPEVTAELLDRIRKSGVPAISLETAFDGLHFVGIDNYDAMYDMTRHMIEKHGAKKVWYLAGPKDNYEAQERCRAFRDCMDEYGLTVDDEDVLFGDFGFNDGVMGLEELLRAHGHTCIKHEKDGPDYGGPAEVYGEITSGSFADSAPDAEASNNEEMDDRRLEEREIVRKILPDAIICANDNLAVGVCNRAEALGLSVPNDFKVTGFDNFDKAAYYTPRITTVSRIREKIGAAAAEIMLNIWAGNNPDTSSYIDYNCIFTESCGCGADAMLNGRQYLKNYIMGVVEREEIDESTLDFTHLLSKCKDYSELYPCVQSSYSQAECKKCVMVVDRSLVEMGGAGPTLSAAYDEDVFAVKGYPQRMQIVYRQGIADDGDDTYHSMFPLLDDEVGGNIFLFAPFHFGEKAVGFCCVENGYYLMDKQLWSTVMSEVNVAMINLFNKWRLEQINQELTAISIKDPLTQIYNREGMRQIAAKAFDKAAGQGRALLIMFADMDKLKYINDTYGHEYGDKAIRSAARAIAGGGGISSIPVRYGGDEFVSISIYDEAEPPEERKTAILEKAREIVAQEKLPFALEFSIGYVITDPNSDKTLEEYVREADHSMYQEKIQRRVSR
- a CDS encoding FprA family A-type flavoprotein, coding for MLKNVTDTVFYVGVDDKDIDLFENQYIVPNGIAYNSYVIMDEKIAIMDMVDAKCADQWFANVAEVLGDRQPDYLIISHLEPDHSANLGDVLAKYPDIKIVSNAKLFGMLPNFFEVPVADRSVTVAEGQTLSLGSHTLQFFMAPMVHWPEVMVTYEQSEKILFSADAFGKFGTLDTDEDWACEARRYYFNIVGKYGMPAQALLKKAAGLDIQKICALHGPILTENLEYYIGKYQLWSTYTPEDEGIFIAYCSLHGNTEKAAKKLAEILEAKGAPKVAISDLSREDMAECVEDAFRYDRLVLAAPTYDGGVMPVMADFINHLKMKAYQKRKVAFIENGSWAPMAAKLMKEQMSAMKDIEIVDEHVTIRSAFKQSDVAALEALADKLA